The nucleotide sequence AATAATTGCCCCATTAGCATCATATCTTCTTTAGCCACACCAATTAACCACATTAAAGGCGCAAATACAGTTCCTAATATAGATTCTAAAGAGAATTTAGTATAAGGTGTGTAAGTTGCCAAAAGTGAGTTTAAATGAGTGAGAGAACCAAAGTATCCCAGAATATAGTTTATCATGGCTATAAACGCGATAAATACAAGAAGCATAGCGGCAACATTTGCAGCCAATTTTAAACCTTCTGTGGTTCCATTTGCTATTGCATCTAGTATATTAGATCCAATCTTTTCTGAAGAGATCTCAACATTGGTATTTACCGGTTCCTGTTGCGGATATAGTATTTTAGAGATTACAATAGCACCCGGAGCTGCCATTACAGAGGCTGCTAATAAATGTTTTGCAAATTGAAGTCTTAATTCTGGATCGTCTCCTCCCAGAAAACCTATATAGGCAGCTAATACACCACCTGCTACGGTTGCCATACCACCAATCATTACCAGTAATATTTCAGAACGATTCATTCTTTCCAAATAGGCTTTGATCATTAATGGTGCTTCTGTTTGTCCTAAAAAGATATTCCCGGCTACACTTAAACTTTCTGCTCCAGATATTCCCATTAGTTTGGTTAGAACCTTAGCTAAACCTTTAACTACCAATTGAATTACTCCTAAATAGAATAATACTGATGTAAGTGCCGAGAAGAAGATAATTGTGGGTAATACTTGGAATAGAAATATGAACCCAAAACTGTCCACATCCATCATTCCTCCTAATAAGAATTCACTTCCTGCTCGGGTAAAGTCTAAAATGAGTACAAAGATGTTTCCAACAAATTCAAAGATCCTTTGAACAAAACCTATCTTTAATACACCAATTGCCAATAATAATTGAGCACCAAGTCCTATTCCCACAGTTTTCCAGCTTATAGCTTTTCTGGCGCTACTAAATAAATATGCTATTAATAGTAATACGAACATTCCCAGAACTCCGCGCCATATACTGGAAAAAGAAATACCAGAACTTGGGATCATGGTTTTTTCTGTAGCTACCGGAAGAACCTCAGAAATTGTTTGAGGAGATTCTTTGAAAGTGTATGTACTATTATTATCTAGGATTACAAGTGAAGAATCTGTAAGTTCAGAAATTCGAAAGTTTCTAATGGTATCTTTTGGCGCGCTGTAAAAGAAAACCAATAAATTGTTCTGATAGAGATAATCTCCTTTGGCTTTTACAGAATCCTCTTGATTGGTTCTGATCTCAAACTGACCTTCGTCTAAAATCAATTTGTCTCTGTCTGAAAAATTATTTTGGATGATGCTGGTGTCTTGTACGGACTGATAGCTCCAATTTTTAGAAATGCTTTGGGAATGGGCCGTAACTATTCCGAATAAAATAAAGAACAGGCAATACCAGTAATTCTTCATAAACAAATGCTTATTTGCGTTTTGAAATTTCATCTCTTAAACGCGCAGCTTTTTCGTAGTCTTCATTCTTAACTGCTTGAGAGAGTAACGTTTCGAGTTCGTCTAATGACATGTTTTTATAATTGGGTCCCGGAGTTTCCATTTCCTCTGCATGTATATCATCTACATCCATAGTCATGCTTTCTCTTCCGGTAGGAGGTGTCATGGTGCCAGTTTCTCCTTTAAGGAAGATCCCGGCTTTATCTAAAATATTCTTATAAGTAAAAATTGGAGCATCAAACCTTAAGGCAAGTGCAATAGCATCGCTAGTTCTGGCATCTATGATCTCTTCTATCTTATCGCGTTCACAAATAAGACTAGAATAAAATACTCCATCTACGAGTTTGTGAATAATTACCTGTTTCACGATGATGTTGAATCGTTCACAGAAGTTTTTGAAAAGATCGTGGGTAAGGGGTCTAGGTGGTTTTATCTCTTTCTCTAGAGCAATGGCAATAGATTGTGCCTCGAAAGCTCCAATAACAATTGGTAGTTTTCTTTCCCCATCAACTTCACTAAGTATTAGTGCGTAAGCTCCATTTTGGGTTTGACTATAAGATATTCCTTTTATGTTAAGGCGTACTAAGCTCATATAGCAATAATTGAAAAGGGCTGTCTAAAATAAGGACAATGTTACCATATTTAGACAGCCCTTTTAAGGGGTGCAAGTTAAAAAAATTATGCGTTTTTCGCTTTAAATTCTTTTAGTTTTTCATTAAGCTTTGGTATAATCTCAAACGCATCTCCTACTACTCCGTAATCTGCAGCTTTAAAGAAAGGTGCTTCCGGGTCATTATTTATAACGACTTTAGTTTTAGAAGAGTTGATTCCTGCTAAGTGTTGGATAGCTCCAGAGATACCAATAGCAATGTATAAGTTAGAAGCTACAGGTTTACCAGTTTGCCCTACGTGCTCGCTATGAGGTCTCCATCCCATATCGCTTACAGGTTTGGAACAAGCGGTAGCTGCTCCAAGAGTATCTGCTAATTCTTCTATCATACCCCAGTTTTCAGGTCCTTTAAGTCCTCTACCACCAGAAACAACAATTTCTGCATCTGCAATAGTCACGGTATTTTTAGCTTTATCTACATTGGTAACTTTAACAGAAAAATCTTCTGCTGTAAGCGTTGCGTCAAAATCTTCTGAAGTTGCAGAAGCTTGATTTTCCTTTAGACCAAAAGCATTCTTAGATAGCCCTATGATCTTAACATCTGTATCAATTTTTGTGAAATTGAATGCCTTGTTAGTAAATGCTGTTCTTTTAACAACAAATGGACTTTGGCTTTCTGGTAATGCAACAACATTAGAAGCATACCCAGCATTTAAATGCACTGCTAAAAGTGGTGCTAAATATTTGCTATTAGCACTTTGGCTAAGTACCAACACTTTAGTTTCTTCTTTCTTTGCAGCTTGTGTTAGAACATCTGCATAAGCTTCAGCATTAAAGTTTGATAATTTATCGTTATTTACTTTTAAAACTTTATCTACTCCATAAGTTCCAAGTTCTGAAGTGTTTTCTACATTAAAAGTTACTGCGGTAACAGTAGTTTGCAACATTTGTGCAACTTCTCTAGCGTAAGAAGCTACCTCAAAAGATGCTTTTTTAAATTTTCCGTCTTCGGATTCTATATATACTAAAACTGACATATCTTTAATTTTTTGTTATTGAATAAATGAATTCTGATTATGCATTATCATTAAATCGATCTCTCAATTTGAAAAGGCAATAATTAGATCACTTTTGCTTCATTGTGCAATAGGTTGATCAATTCATCTAAATTGTCTGGATCGATCAATTTCACAGCTCCTTTAGGTGCTGGTTTTTCAAACTTTTCAGCCTCTGTTTGAGCAACTACCTCTATCGGAGCAACTACATTAAGAGGTTTTTTACGCGCTTGCATAATCCCTCTCATGTTTGGTATTCTAAGATCGCTCTCTTCTACCAATCCTTTTTGTCCACCAATTACTAATGGTAAAGAAGTAGTAACACTTTCTTTACCCCCGTCAATCTCACGAATGGCTTTAGCTTCAGTTCCTTCAATTTCAATACCTATGCATGTGTTTACAAAATTTGCGCTAAGCAAAGCTGCTAACATTCCTGGTACCATTCCTCCATTATAATCAATAGATTCTCTTCCGGCAATTATTAAATCATATCCACCTTCTTTTGCTACATTGGCAAGTTGTTTTGCAACCTGAAATCCATCTGTAGCAGGAGTATTTACTCTAATAGCATTATCTGCTCCAATTGCTAAAGCTTTTCTCAATGTAGGTTCTGTTTCTGCACCTCCCACATTTACTACATCTACACTTGCACCTTGCTTTTCTTTAAACCACATAGCACGGGTTAGACCAAATTCATCATTAGGATTTATTACAAACTGAACCCCATTAGTATCAAACTGGGTATCATTATCTGTAAAATTGATCTTTGAAGTAGTGTCCGGTACGTGACTAATACACACTAATATTTTCATCTATATACTCTTTTTGAATGATTTATTTTTAATGTTTACGAAGATAAGGAAATTAAATCGAAATTTACTATGCATGCATAGTAAATATTTTATCTAGAAGTAGTAGTTAAACTTTTTTGAATTACTATTTTTGTTTTTTTAAGTCTACAATTAATATTTTATCATAGAATGAAGACAATTCAGTTTAGAGAAGCCGTTCAACAGGCAATGAGCGAGGAGATGCGTAAAGATGATACCATTTATTTAATGGGAGAAGAAGTGGCAGAATATAATGGAGCTTATAAAGCGTCTAAAGGGATGTTGGATGAGTTTGGTCCAGATCGTGTAATTGATACTCCAATTGCAGAGCTAGGTTTTTCTGGAATTGCTATTGGAAGTGCTATGAATGGCAATAGGCCAATTGTGGAGTTCATGACTTTTAATTTCTCTTTAGTTGGAATAGATCAAATTATCAACAACGCTGCTAAGATGCGCCAAATGAGTGGTGGGCAATTTAATATTCCTATCGTTTTTAGAGGGCCAACAGCTTCTGCAGGTCAATTAGCTGCTACCCACTCTCAAGCTTTTGAAAGCTGGTATGCAAACTGTCCTGGACTTAAAGTGGTAATTCCATCAAATCCATACGATGCTAAAGGTTTATTGAAATCTGCAATTAGAGATGATGATCCTGTTATCTTTATGGAGAGCGAGCAAATGTATGGTGACAAGGGAGAAGTGCCTGAAGAAGAATACACTATTCCTTTAGGAGTTGCAGATATTAAAAGAGAAGGAACAGATGTAACTATAGTTTCTTTTGGTAAGATCATCAAAGAAGCTTACAAAGCTGCAGAAGAATTAGAAAAAGAAAATATTTCTTGTGAGATCATAGATCTTAGAACTATCCGCCCTATGGACCATGACACTATATTGAAGTCTGTGAAGAAAACAAACAGATTAGTGATCTTAGAAGAGGCATGGCCTTTTGGAAATATTGCTACAGAAATAACCTATCAGGTGCAAGCAAATGCTTTTGATTATTTGGATGCCCCTATTATAAAGATCAATACGGCAGATACTCCAGCGCCATATTCACCAGAACTATTCAAAGAATGGTTGCCAAATAGTGAAGATGTTGTTAAAGCTGTGAAAAAGGTGCTTTACAAGTAATAAGATAAACATATCTTTGCGGCTTCATCTTAACAGATGAAGCTTTTTTTTGCCCTATTATGAAAAACTTCCTTGCCTTTTCCTTATTATTTCTAGTATCTTTCTTTGCTTTTTCTCAAACCAGAATTGAGGGGAAAGTGGTAGATGAATCTGGAATTCCATTGCCATTTGTTAATGTTATATTCTTAAATTCTTCTGAGGGAACTACCTCTAGTGAGAATGGAGATTTTTATTTAGAGTCTAAGAAAAGTTACAAAGCACTAGAGATTTCTTATATAGGATATACCACTTTAGAAGTTCCATTAAAGAATGGGGATAATCTCAATTTAAAGGTGGTATTAAAAGAAGCCTCAGAATCTTTGGATGAAGTTGTGATCTATCGCGGTAAAACTTCAAAAAAGAACAATCCGGCAATAGATATACTTCGGAAGATATGGGAAAATAGAAGAAAGAATGGTGTAAAGGAGTTTGATCAATATCAATATAGAAGGTATGAGAAGCTAGAATTCGATCTAAATTCTATAGATAGCGCACTGGTTGAAAGTCCTATTTTTAACGGGATGGAATTTATATTTGATGATCTAGATACTAATGCTTTTACCGGTAAAGCTTATTTGCCAATTTTCTTAAATGAAGCAGTTTCTAAAGTTTATGGAGATAATACTAACGGCCAGTTAAGAGAAGAGTTACTTGGAAATAAGAATTCTGGATTTAGCAAAAATCAAACCTTGATCTCAGATCTTAAAGATATTTATGATGAGGTAGATATTTACGATAACTATTTACAGTTCTTCGATAAAAGTTTTATAAGTCCACTTTCTACTACAGGTGTTAATAATTACAATTATGTATTACGAGATAGCTCATTTATTGGTGATAAATGGTGCTATAACATCTTATATTATCCAAGAAGAAAGAATGAATTAACCTTTAGTGGAGATTTTTGGGTAAATGATACTACTTGGGCGGTGAAGAAGATTAATCTTGAGATGGATGAAAGTGCCAATATAAATTGGGTAAATGGTGTATATATAGAACAGGAATTTGATGTTTTAAATGATTCTGTTTTCTTAATGACTAGAGATTTCTTTCAAGCAAACTTTGCACTTCAAAAGAAAAAAGATGCTCGAGGAGTTTACGGAAAGCGTACTGTTCTCTATGATAATTATGAATTCAATAAAAAGAAATCTGCAGAATTCTACAATAGGCCTTTAAATAAATTTCAAGAAACCAAGTACGATAAGAGCGATGAGTTTTGGGCCGAGAATAGGCTTGAATCCTTAAATGGAGATGAGCGAGGGGTATATGATCTTATAGATACCTTACAAACTGTAAAGGCATTTAATAGGATTTACGATGTTACCACCACGCTTGCTACTGGTTATATAGAATTAAATGATTTTGACTTTGGTCCCATCTATTCTACGGTAGGTTTCAACGATGTTGAAGGCCTTAGATTACGTGCCGGTGGTAGAACTTATTTTGGTTTTAATGATCTTTGGAGATTAGAAGGATATGGAGCCTATGGATTTAAAGACAATCAATTTAAATATGGGATCTCTGGAAAAGTATTATTAGATAGAAGATCTAGATTAACCTTATCTGGAGGAAATAGAAGAGATATAGAGCAATTAGGAACCAATCTTACCAATTCTACAGATGTATTAGGCAGAAGTTTAGCTTCTTCATCACTTATTAATGTGGGAAATAATGACAAGCTTAGTTCTATAAATCTTTCGGTATTAGCTTTGGAAATAGAACCTTTCAAAAATTTCACATTTAGGGTGGGGGCATCCTATAGATTCTTAAAACCTGCTTCTCCAACTTTTAGCTTAGATTATTATACAGATGAAGCCAGAACCCAAACTGCTTCTAATATAAATCAAACAGAGATCTCTACCATTGTTAGTTTTACTCCTGGAAGAGAAACTTCTGGATACGGCGTAGAGCGAAATGTAGTGAATGAAGGAGATTTTCCAACATTCTTTCTTAATTATAGCGTTGGAGTAAAAGACTATTTCAATAGCGATTTTAATTATAAGAAGGTTCAATTATTTTATAATCAGCCATGGATGGTTGGAGGTTTTGGGAAAGCCAATTTTAGTTTGGAAGCAGGAAAAACTTTTGGAGAAGTTCCACTGGGTCTTCTAAATGTGGTTCCTGGAAATCAGACCTATTTTCAATTATTCAACACTTTTTCGCTTCTTAATTTCTATGAGTTTGTTACAGATACCTATGCTGCAGTTCATTTTGAACACAATTTTAATGGAAGACTGTTCTCTAGAGTTCCGCTTCTAAGAGACCTTAATCTAAGGGAGATTGTTGGGGTGAAAGGAGTATGGGGAGAACTTTCGGATGATAATAAAAGATTAGATGCTTCTGGCTTAGAGCTTATAGCTCCTAGTAATGAGCCATATTATGAGTATAGCGTAGGAATAGGAAATATTTTAAAATTTATTAGAATAGACGCCCATTTTAGAGGGAATTATTTTAATAATGTAGACGCTAGATCTTTTGGGGTAACAGCAGCTTTCGGATTTCACTTTTAAATAATGATTTTAAGGTTGAAATGTGCTATATTTGCGCCCTCGAAAATAGAATAATAAACACGTATACAATGTCTGAGACTTTTGATGTATTGATAGAAATCCCTAAAGGGAGTAGAAATAAGTATGAGTATGATTTTGAATTAAAGAAAGTTCGTTATGATAGAATGATCTTTTCTTCTATGATGTACCCTGCAGATTATGGTTTTATTCCAAATACCCTTGCGTTAGACAGCGATCCGCTAGACGTATTGGTATTGGTTGCAGAACCAACTTTTCCAGGAATTGTAATGGAAGTTAAACCAATTGGAGTATTCCATATGGCAGATGAGAAAGGTCCGGATGAGAAAATTATCTGTGTGCCGGTTTCAGATCCTATCTGGAATAGAATTAATGATCTTCCAGAACTTAATGGTCACCTTACTAAAGAGATCGAGCATTTCTTTAAAGTTTACAAAGATCTTGAAAAGAAAAAAGTAGATGTTGGTGGATGGGGAAATGCTGCTGAAGCAAAAGAAATTATTCAACAATGTATCGACAGATATAAGAATTATGAAGGTGATAAGGAGAGATTTGGGATATAAACCCAATCCTTTTACATAATCATTAAATATTTAAAAGCAATAACCTTAAAAAGTTATTGCTTTTTTAATTATCTACGTTTCACTACATTAGCTTAATTAACTAATAATTAACAAGCTAATATGGAGTCAATAATGATTTATGTGCCTATTGTTTTGGCCATTTTCGGTCTAATTTACATGTGGATTAAAAAGTCTTGGGTATTAAAACAGGACGCCGGAGACGGAAAAATGAATGAAATAGCTACTCACATCTATGAAGGTGCATTAGCTTTTTTAAAATCTGAATACAAAATACTTACCTTTTTTGTAATAGCCGCAAGTATAGCCTTAGCGGTTGTTTCGTTTATAGTACCCACTACACATTGGCTTATTGTAGTAGCTTTTATCTTCGGAGCTTTCTTTTCTGCCTTGGCAGGGAATATGGGGATGAAAATTGCAACACAAACTAACGTAAGAACTACTCAGGCGGCAAGAACCAGTTTGCCACAAGCTTTAAAAGTAGCTTTTAGTGGAGGAACCGTTATGGGGTTGGGTGTGGCAGGATTAGCAGTTTTGGGGCTCACTTCCTTCTTTATATTTTTCTATCATTATTTCATGGGTGGCGTTTGGACTAATACAGATCAAATGACAATAGTATTGGAAACGCTGGCAGGATTTTCTTTAGGAGCAGAATCTATTGCGTTATTTGCGAGAGTTGGAGGAGGAATCTATACCAAAGCTGCAGATGTGGGTGCAGATCTTGTGGGTAAGGTGGAAGCCGGAATTCCAGAAGACGATCCAAGGAACCCTGCAACCATAGCAGATAATGTTGGGGATAACGTGGGAGATGTTGCTGGAATGGGCGCAGATCTTTTTGGAAGTTATGTAGCAACCGTATTAGCGGCCATGGTTCTTGGGAATTATGTTATAAAAGACATGGGTGGAGATATAATTCAGGAAGGATTTGGAGGAATTGGTCCTATTTTACTGCCAATGGCAATTGCAGGAGTAGGAATTATTATTTCTATTGCAGGAACCCTGTTGGTAAAGATCAGTAGTAACTCAGCTAAAGAGAAGGAAGTTCAGCAGGCTCTTAATATTGGAAACTGGGTATCTATAGTTTTAGTGATGGTGGCATGTTTCTTTCTGGTTAGAATGTTACTACCTGCAGAAACTATGACAATGGGATTCTTTGTAGGCGGCCAAGAGGGGTTTGAATATAAAAGTATTTCTTCTATGAGAGTTTTCTATGCCACTTTAGTTGGATTGGGAGTAGGAGGATTTATATCTGCAGTCACAGAATATTATACAGGACTTGGTAAAAAACCAGTGCTCTCCATAGTACAGAAATCCAGTACAGGTGCAGGAACCAATATTATTGCCGGTTTAGCAACAGGAATGATCTCTACTTTTTCTTCAGTTTTATTATTTGCTGCAGCAATATGGGCATCATACGCCCTTGCAGGATTTTATGGTGTTGCCATAGCAGCTTCAGCAATGATGGCCACAACTGCCATGCAATTAGCTATAGATGCTTTTGGACCTATTTCTGACAATGCTGGTGGTATTGCAGAAATGAGTGAATTACCTGCAGAAGTGCGCGAGCGTACAGATATTTTAGACTCTGTAGGGAATACCACAGCGGCTACTGGAAAAGGTTTTGCTATTGCCTCTGCAGCGTTAACATCTTTAGCTTTGTTTGCGGCTTATGTTACTTTTACTGGAATAGATGGGATCAATATTTTTAAAGCTCCAGTGCTAGCAATGTTATTTGTTGGAGGAATGGTGCCGGTAGTATTCTCTGCATTGGCAATGAATTCTGTAGGAAAGGCTGCTATGGAGATGGTAAACGAAGTAAGAAGACAGTTTAAAGAGATTCCAGGAATTATGGAGGGAACCGGAAAACCTGAATACGATAAGTGCGTAGCGATCTCTACAGATGCTGCACTAAAAGAAATGTTATTACCGGGAGTTCTTACAATAGGATTTCCAATCTTAATTGCGTTTTTCCCAATGCTTTTTGGTTATGAAAATATTTTAATTGCAGAAATGTTAGGAGGTTATATGGCTGGAGTAACTGTGAGCGGGGTATTATGGGCGATTTTTCAGAATAACGCAGGAGGAGCCTGGGACAATGCTAAAAAATCTTTTGAAGCTGGAGTTCTTATAAATGGAGAGATGACCTATAAAGGTTCTGAAGCTCATAAAGCGGCGGTAACCGGAGATACCGTTGGAGATCCTTTTAAAGACACCTCGGGCCCATCTATGAATATCCTTATTAAACTAACATGCCTTATAGGTTTAGTAATTGCTCCTATTCTAGGAGGAAATTCTGTAGGAGATATTGATGCTATTAATGGAGAAGCATCTACATTGCAAACAGAAACTATCACCTCAGATTCCAACTTAAATTCAACAAAACAAGTAGAAGTTAATATCACTTCAGAAGGGAATAATACAATAGCTAAAGTTAGAACTACCACCATTAAAGATGGAGAGACAGATGTAAAAGTTAAAACCTTTTCCGGTTCTAGAGAAGAAGTACAGGAAAGCTTAGATAATATGTAATAATTTTTATAAGACTTAATAAATCAAAAGATCTTCAGTCACAACGATTGAAGATCTTTTTTTTAGTTCAGAAATTAAAGCGAACTTATTCTTTTGCTTTTTTATTTAAACGCTTTTCTGCAAGATCGTCCAATTTTTGATCTGCATTATATTCCTCGTCTAATGTTTTTTGTAATTTTTTCGCAATTTTATCATGCCCCAGTTCTTTGGCAAAACGCACAGCAGTACCATAACCTGAGATCTCATAATGTTCTACACGCTGAGCTTCAGCAATTAATCCTGCATCTTTAACTTCAGGATCTGCCTTTTCATCTATCATAGATTGTGCTTCTCTAATAAGACCTTCCATAGCTTTGCATTTTTCTCCCGTTGGTTTAATAGATAACTCTTCACAAACCTCTTCAATACGCTCTTTATGAATCTTGGTTTATTCTAAATGCCCTTCAAAAGCTTTCTTTAATTGTGAATCATGAGCTGCTTTTACCATTTTTGGTAAGGCATCCAAAAGTTGACTTTCAGCACTGTAAAGGTCTTTTAATTGATGTTCAAATAAATCTTCTAAATTTTTCATGATGGTTTAATTTTTAATGGTTATCCATCAAAATTAATCTGTAAAAGAATTGGTAGTAGTTAAAGCTGTAATAATAAAAACAAAATTTTTGCTCACCAATTATTAAATATCAGCTAATTAATTTGCTCTAAAACTTCTAGAAAAATTATTCATTTTATATAGAACTTTTCAACCTAGACTGGCTTCTCTTAAAGTTTATCTAAAATTGCTGCCTAAAATCTTTGGTAGATTGTAATAATAGTAAATTACCCCTTCTTTTAATTTTTAAATATTATCATGCTCAAAAGAATAAAGAAACTATTTGGTGAAAACAAGATCGATAATGTTCTTATAACCCCTTATAGAAGTTACGGCACCAGTCATCATCTATATTTACTAGGGAGAGCGTTGGATGATGTGCCTCTTAAAATTCTTGAAGATCAAAACATTTTTACTAATCTCAAAAATGCATACAAGCAGTTTAACAGTTATGAGATAAGAAATGCTAAGATTAGAGTTAAGGTAGGAGAGGAGATACAACTGCAAGGAACAACCAATGGAGAAGGCTACTACTTGTTTGATGAGAAAACTACTATAGATCTTTCTAATTTTGTAAATGAAGAAGGTTGGTTAACAGCAGAAATATTCTATGAGAATGAAATAGCCCCGAACACCACTTTGGTAAATGATCATTTTCAGGGAGAATTACTTATACCAGAGAAAAATGCGGAATACGGAGTAATAAGTGATATAGATGATACTATAATGCACACAGGGGTGACTTCTTTTCTTAAATGGAGGTTGCTTAAAAATTCTCTGTTAACAAATGCATATGATAGGATACCATTAAAAGGAGCAGCAGAACTATATCAAAAATTTCATCTGGGAAAAAGTGGTAAAAATAAGAACCCAATGTTTTATTTAAGTAATAGTCCGTGGAACTTATATCAATATCTTAAATTGTTTTTAGATTTTAATAAGTTTCCAAAAGGACCAATGTTATTAAGAAACTTTAGAGGCCCTTTTGATCAGTCTTTAAAACCAGAAAAACCTCATAAGCAAAAAGAGATCATAAATATCTTGAATACCTATCCTGAGCTAAATTTTATTTTGATTGGAGATAGTGGAGAGCACGACGCTACTATTTATACAGAAATTGCAGAAAAATATGCAGATAGGATCTTGGCAATCTATTTAAGAAGCGTAACCCACAAAAAAAGTATGAGGCGTGTACAAGGGGTTATAGATGGATTTAAATCTGTTCCTGTTTTAATGGTAGAGAATTCTATAGATGCAGAGGCTCATGCAAGAGAAAATGGTTGGATATAGAATTAAAATATAATCATATAAAAAAAGGGAGCTATTTTAGCTCCCTTTTTTTATTTTCCTGCAGCTTCTACAGGAGATTTTCTTGGCATAGTTCCAAATACTACATCCCATAGCGGAGACGAAACTCCATAAGCTCTATCTGGCTCTCTATAATGATGAATACTATGGTGATGCCATAAGATCTTTAGAAAATTGTTAGGAACCTTAAAGGCATGCACAGAGTAGTGTACTCCTAAGTAAGCTGTATAACCCATTAAGAAACCAGCTAAAAATCCAAAGGCATAATCGCCCATAATACCTCTATATATTACAAAAAATATAGTAGCTAATATTAAGCTTAAAACAGGAGGCATGGCCAATCTGTCTTTATCTTTTGGATAATCATGATGAACACCGTGCATAGTATATACAAATTTTTCCCTTTTTGGATTGGTAACAGGAAGGTGGTATAAATACCTATGCATAAGATATTCTATAAATGTAAAAAAGAACAAGCCGCCTAAGAATAGTAAGATCATGTTAGGGACTTCAAAACCTTTTTCAACAATTCCGAAATAGATAAGAATTGCAGATATCACCGTGAAAATTATTAAAGGTGCAGCAATATGAGTGTGTGTAAGTTTCTCTAAGATCGGGTTAGAAAATAATTTAGCCGATCCTTTATGATTAGGTCTTCTTTTTGAATTGCTCATAACAACATTTATTAAAATAAGCCGTTTATTTCGGCATCTATCTTATTAATTATATTTCCGAGATCCTCAGGTTCATCCACAAAGTTGATATCATCTACATCTATAATAAGTAAGTTCCCTTTGTCGTAATTATGAATCCAGGCCTCGTAGCGCTCATTTAATCTACTAAGATAATCAATAGAGATAGAATTTTCATAATCTCTACCTCGTTTATGAATTTGAGAAACCAGATTTGGAATGCTGCTTCTTAGATAAATTAAAAGGTCTGGTCCTTGAACAACGCTTTCCATAAGGTCAAAAAGAGATTTATAATTTTCGAAATCCCTATTAGGCATTAATCCCATAGAATGAAGATTGGGAGCAAATATATGCGCATCTTCATATATGGTTCTATCCTGAATGATATTTTTTCCGCTCTCTCTAATCTGAAGCACCTGTCTAAATCTACTATTTAAAAAGTATATCTGTAAATTGAAAGACCAT is from Gillisia sp. Hel1_33_143 and encodes:
- a CDS encoding sterol desaturase family protein translates to MSNSKRRPNHKGSAKLFSNPILEKLTHTHIAAPLIIFTVISAILIYFGIVEKGFEVPNMILLFLGGLFFFTFIEYLMHRYLYHLPVTNPKREKFVYTMHGVHHDYPKDKDRLAMPPVLSLILATIFFVIYRGIMGDYAFGFLAGFLMGYTAYLGVHYSVHAFKVPNNFLKILWHHHSIHHYREPDRAYGVSSPLWDVVFGTMPRKSPVEAAGK
- a CDS encoding deoxynucleoside kinase yields the protein MHVAIAGNIGAGKTTLTKLLAKHYQWEPQFEDVLENPYLEDFYNKMERWSFNLQIYFLNSRFRQVLQIRESGKNIIQDRTIYEDAHIFAPNLHSMGLMPNRDFENYKSLFDLMESVVQGPDLLIYLRSSIPNLVSQIHKRGRDYENSISIDYLSRLNERYEAWIHNYDKGNLLIIDVDDINFVDEPEDLGNIINKIDAEINGLF